The genomic stretch TCTAATGTTCAGCTTGTTCCAGCCACGCTTCCTGTTCCTCCATGTTCCCAGGAGATCTGTCTGCCCAGAGCGGGGGGCCCCTTGGGGCTCAGCATCGTTGGGGGCTCCGACCACTCCAGCCACCCATTCGGTGTCCAGGAGCCTGGCGTGTTCATTTCTAAGGTAGAGCAGGCCCTGCGGGTGTCTCAGGGTGCAGGGtggcccagccccctgcccactgCACACGGCCCTCCCCTCACAGGTGCTCCCGCGGGGCCTGGCTGCACGCAGCGGCCTGCGGGTCGGGGACCGCATCCTGGCAGTGAATGGGCAGGATGTGCGGGAGGCCACGCACCAGGAAGCGGTCAGCGCCCTGCTCCGGCCCTGCCTGGAGCTGGTACTGCTCGTGCGGAGGGACCCGCCGCCCCCGGGCATGCGGGAACTCTGCATCCAGAAGGCCCCCGGGGAGAGGCTGGGCATCAGCATCCGTGGGGGCGCCAAGGGCCACGCCGGAAACCCCTGCGACCCCACTGATGAGGGTATTTTCATCTCCAAGGTGAGCTCCTGCTCACCTGCCCGCCCTGTGGGCTTCTTGGGCGGGGAGGGGCCCAGCTCCGGGGCTGGTCCTGAGCACAGTGGTCTCCCCACAGGTGAGCCCCACGGGAGCAGCTGGGCGAGACGGCCGTCTGCGGGTGGGGCTGCGGCTGCTGGAGGTGAACCAGCAGAGCCTACTGGGCCTGACACACGGCGAGGCCGTGCAACTGCTGCGCAGCGTGGGCGACACCCTGACTGTGCTGGTCTGCGATGGCTTCGACACCAGCACTGCCGCCCCCGAGGTCAGTGTTCCCTGGCTGGCACTCAGCCACAGGGGCTGCGTCCCGCCCCAGTGTGGCCGGGAGGCTCCTGGTCCGCCGGGGCCGGGATGCGCTTGGCCGTTGCGAGTCAGACCTGGGGGAGCCGTGCGCTGCGGGTGCCAGGCCCTCGTCTCGGCCTTGCTCGCGGCCCTGATGGGACAGAGCGTGTGTACAGAAGACCTGGTTGCGTTTTCAAAGAAAAGGTTGAACCAGGCGAGCAGCGTTTGGCCCTGGGGCCGCCAGGCCAGGGCAGGACGGCCCAGAGCAGGACACAGCCCACCTACAGACCCCCGGGGCCTGCCACGCTGGCCTGGCCCCGGCCTGCTTTCTATTTCTAACAAGCCCCTTAGGGAGCTCAGGGCCCGGACCCATGTCCCCACGCAGTCGCCTGGGCGGGCCTGTGGGGACCCACCAGTTCTCCGTCGCAGCCTCTGGAGGAAGTGTCGGCTGCCAGGCCCGGGACTGGGCTGCAGAGGCCTGGTGTCCAGCCCGACCTGTGTCCTGCACCAGCCGGGCCGTGCCCTCTCAGGCGGCCCTGCTGTCTTGTGCTGCCGCTGCCCCCAGGCTCCCGGCGTCCGCCGAGGGGGGCCGCTTCTCCTGCAGCACCCTCCCCGCCTCCGGGGGCTCGTTCCCTGCGGCAGCTGCCAGCTCCCTGAGGGCCTCCTTGCTGGGGATGGGGCTGCAGTGGGTCTCTGGGACAGCAGCCTACTGCCCCTGTCCCTGCACTGCCGAGGCGGGGCCCCCCTTCTTCTGTGTGTTGTCTCCTGAACTTTGAAGGATGGTGCGTTTGTCCTTGTTTCTCCTGCCTGAGCACTGGACTGGGACCCCACTCCCTGGGTTCTGGGGCCCCCTGTGTTGGCCTCTGTGCCCTCATCCCTGTGTGCCTGCAGGAACCCTAACCTGTCGTTTCTGGTGAGGAACCTGCTCAGGTTTTCCAAAGAAGGCTGTGTCTTCTGCTCTCTCATTTAAAGTTTGACCTTACATGTTTCGGTCAGTACATGTACTTATTTTTAAGGTTTCAGCACAAAGAGAGCAAATACACGCCAGGGCAAAGAGCAGAACAGGTGTCTCCCCCGCTTTACGGAGGCCTCCCTGGGCTCTTCTGACTGTCTGGCCACCTCTCCCTGGGTTGCTTTGTCTGTGCTGTGTTTCCAACCAGAGTGCTCAGAGCCCGTCTTGATGCTTTTGGGGGGGTTTCTGCAGGACAGCACCCTGGATGAAGGGGTGTTGGGCCCGAGGCCGCAGGCttgccccacccccgcccagcctCAGGTGGTACCCGCTTGTCTCCATGGACCTGGCGTCCTTTGACGTGTGACTCATGTATCTCACAGTTCGTCTTTTGCGTTGTAAGCTTCTGTTTTTTGTTGCGTAGGGCATGAGTGGGTTTTGTCTTTTGCTCCTTCACAATGGCCTCTCTGGGGTTATAGAAACGTTGAGACTGTGAGTGACATCTTCTAACCTTCTTCATAATGTCTGGATTGATTATGAAAACCCTCTCTGGGGCAAGATTgtcaaagctattttttagaAAACAGAGCACTACAACCCACTGCAATTGCTTCTTAAGCAAGTGGATCTTCCATCCCTTGTGGAATGCACTGAACCGTCCATCACTTTCCCACTGATCGGGATAGGTCTGACTTCCTTGTGGGTTGCATCCGCATCCCGTGGCCCCAGGAGCTGGCCATGTTCTTGAGCCGATGCTGCTGACATCGGTGTGGCCACTTTAGAGTGTGTTTCAGGAGACCTAACTGGTGAAATCACAcactcttttttctccttttgacaACTTTTAGTTCgttttcatgtgttttcttttccaaatggACCTGCCAATTCTATAAGTTGGTTGGGACCTAGGGGTTAACTTTGAGCTCTGTAACTGTGAGTAATGTTTCTCCAGGCACATTCCTAGGTTGCTCTTGCTTTCTTGTTGATTCTCATCAGTGACTTTGTTGCATCTCCAGGAGGAAACCCTGAGGCCCAGGTGGTGGCTGCGGGTCCCCTTTTCCTGGgaggtcaggctcctctgtccccctggGAACCTGGTGATGGTGGACAGTGACCTTGCCTTGTGCCGACTTAGAGGTGGTAgtttatataacattcttttaAACTTGGAGGGCTGTTTCCATTTATAACCTGTAAGAATTTTCTCTGAAAGGAGTGCTGAGTTTTCTGGAGTCCTTTTATTGGTGGCTTTTACAGCCCTGTGCCAAGTACGAGGAGGTGCAGCCCATAGGTTTCCTCCAGCTAGCTTGCAGCTTGAAAGAAAAAGGGGTGACATGTATCTGTCAGGACACCAGTCATCTACCCAGCCCCATTTCTCTTAACCTCAGCCCACCTGCTTCCTCTGTGGTGACCCGTTCAACCTCTGTAGGAATGAGGGTTCACAGCCATCTCTCCAAACTTTGGGTTCTGCCAGCCCATCTTCACATCAGCTGTGCCCTGGCCTCCTCCCCAACCTCTGCACGGCAGGCGGCGGGCTGGCATCAGGACCTGCCTGTCTGTGCTCTGTGCCGGCCGCTGCCCCCAGGGCCCCGCCCCAGCGGGCGGGCCTGGTGGCCAGCTGGGGGCAGCGCTGCAGGGGCCGCTGTGCACTTCCAAGAGCTTGCTGACTGGTGCTCAACATGTTTGGTGCAAAGTCCAGAACATTCTGTCTCCTCCCCTCCACTTCTGTGGTCCTGTCACCGTCTTGATCTGATTTCTGCCATCTCTTCCTCCCCATCACACTCACCAAAGTTTTGTATATTTTAGCAGCCTTCTCAGAAAAACCACCTTTTGGATTTTGATCAAGACTGCCTTTCTTTTCTATGTTTCCTTGATTACTGACCGAAGGAAGACTGCCTCAGTTACTCCTTCCTCATCTAGTGCTTTCAGTCATTCTAATGACCTTTCTGTAAAGACGAAACTTTATCAGCTATTTTTTAtcctaaaataagattttttataGGAGATGTGTGGTAAACACTCTGATTCTTTCCTTTCATTCgttgatttttaaataacaagtGGCTGCCCTGGAAACCCCCAGGGTGACTGCTTTTTGGTCTTTGCCGTCCTTGTGAGGCAGGGTGCCCACGTGGGCACCGTGGTGACAAGCCAGTGACATACCGGCTTGATGGTGCACCCAGGcatccctgtgtctcctgccccagccctggtgTGGGGTTCAGGCCATCACTGCTGGTCCTGGAGGCCGTGCTCCTTGGGCCTCCCCAGCACACAGGCTTCTAGGGGAAGAAATCTGTGAGGTGGTTACTTTCAACCCATGCTTAAGGACAGGAGGCTTTGATTCTTTTGACtttatatttgtgtctctttttctcaccttaaaagtcattttattaaattaatatcaTAATTATTGATTTCAAAAAGCCATATCAATGTTATTACTAGTAATAAGACCATTAATagcattttaacatttctttatgTCCTTAGGATTTATCCACTTAAGAGGTATAGTCAAAATACTATGTTACGTCACTTGGAAATAATTCTCCGTATTGTTCTACTGCCAGCTTGTCATATAGTTAGGCTTATCTttgtttaagttttatttttggctgcgctggtctTGTTGCTGTGCACTgacttctcactgaggtggcttctcttgttgggaagcACAGACCCTAGACCCTGGATTCAGTAGTtggtggttcatgggcttagctgctctgcggcatgtgggatcttcctggcacaGGATCGagcctatgtcccctgcattgataggtgaattcttaaccactgggccactagggaagcccagaactcATTTTCAGTTCTTAAAGATGACTTTAAAAGTGGAGTTTCCTGGGAGCTTCCCTGCGATCTGGGGGGTGGGATATGGTGTGCTCACTGCTGCGTCGCGAGGTCAGTCTCCAGTCCAGGAGCGAAGACCCTGCAGGTGAGCAGCGCGGCTGGGAGGACAGACCAGCTGCTCACGTTAAACCTTTGCCAGCTGTGAATACAGCCCCTCCAGGAGTCTGAATCCCCTCTCGGTGCCCCTCAGGCCAGCATCTGCATTAGTGTGGTTTCTCCTgctgttatttctgttttgaaagataCAAGCAAGTAGATAAAGTATTGACAATTTTAGAGTTGAAGAAAAGTGTCAAGGACAGTAAGTAGTCAGGACCTCTCACTCAGAGGCCCTGCATGCCTCCCACCAACGGTCCAAGGCGACCTTTAgagccacaaggcatgtgggcaTCTGGTTGTCTCCCAGCCTGACCTGGAGCTTCAGGTGAGCGCAGGCCATCATGGCACGGATGGCGCTCACTGGGCTCTGTCCAGTGCCTCCTCAGGACGAGCTGCAATGGCTGCATTTTGGCAGACTTATCACAGAGCTCACACTGTCGGAGGGCCTCCCACCAGACCCACGGGTGGTGCTGCCTGCATGGGGGTGTCTCTGGGTCGCCCCGCCAGCTGACACTTTCCCCCGGGAACTGACAGGCGCTGTGCGGGTGCTTGGGGAGGAGGCCCTCATCAGCCCCAGGGCAGTCTCGCGCCCTTCCCACCGCTCCTTCCACAGGCACTGGGCGGCGCCTTCCTTAGCGCAGATTTCCCCTTTTATCTCGTGATGAGAGTTGTCACTGCTGCTGTTGATATCTGGTGCTCCAGCCATCCAGACGGAGCTGACGAGAGGGCTTCTGGCTGGCCCGAGGCCCTGTTGGAGGGCTCTGGCCAGGGCCCAGGTGGGGCCCTGGCCCACCTCCCTCAGGCAGCCTCCTTTCTAGCACAGCAGGAAGTCTGGGGTCACCTCACTTTCCCACACCTTCTTTCTCCAAGGAGCACTGGTTCCCTTAGTGGACAGGGCTATTTAGGAGCTGGGATGTGGGCACCGGGAGTGCCTGGCTGCTAGGGTCTCAGGACTGCTCGGGGGCTGGGTTGTGCCTGTGAGCGGGCACCTTTCACGTCCTGATCGTCGCTTACGCTGGAGAAGTGCGTGTTCAGGTCTGCCATCATCATCACTCTGGTCAACACCACAGTCAAGTCTTCCTCCTTTAAAGGACCTTTTCCAATGTCAGGAATCTGTCGGCCTCCTTCCGCTGGACTTTGGCCGCAGCCCCTCTGCGCTGCAGGGCTCCTCACTGCCCCCACCACCTTGTCGGCTCTGTGCTCCCAGGGTGCGTGTCCACGGCCGCCCTCTCTCACCCAGTGCCCCGCATTGCCATGTCCTCTGGAGCGTGGTGTGCAGACGTGACCTGTGGGTGCCCTGGGCACAGATGCGATGGTAGCATGGAGTCCTGAGCGAGCAGAGCCCACCCCAGAGGTTGTCTCAAGTGTGGTCACTCCGCCCCTCCCCTGCAGGTGTCCCCAGGCGTCATCGCCAACCCCTTCGCTGCTGGCCTTGGCCGTCGGAACAGCCTGGAAAGCATCTCCTCCATCGACCGGGAGCTGAGCCCTGAGGGCCCCGCCAAGGTCAGAGCCGCCCGCAGCCCCTGGGCTGGGAGCCTAAGGCCATCGGCCCCGACCACTGTCTCCTCTGCTCACAGGAGAAGGAGCTGCCCGGACAGATCCCACTGTGGGGCCCGGAGGCCACGGTGAGTGCCCAGGCCCTCCCAACCCGCATGGCGGGCTCCTCCCCACAGCCCAGCATCCCCGGGCCTGGCTGCCCATCCCGCACTCTGGCAAGCACGGCCCTGGCAACCCTGTGTCCACTTTACCCCCAGGGTTGGAGCCCAGAGAGCCTGAAACCAGCCTGCCAAGTCCCAGCTGCCACCCCTGGCACCGGCAGCATGCAGAGGGTCAGTCCCTGGTCGTCACACCCCTGTCCCGGCCTCTGCCCACTTGTCTGTCAGTCCTACCCCCGTCTTACCTCCTTCCCTTCACCTGAGGCCTTGCAGGACAGAGCTCTGCCAGCATTCTGCCCCCCCGGGGAGAGGGCTGAGGGCCTCAAAGGGCCCTCGTGCGGGGCAGGGACTGGCCAGGGTGCCCGAGCTGGAGCGCCACCCCCAGCCTGGCATGTGTCTGTCTTCCTCCACCCCTGAGCCCAACCGTGATGCACCCGCTGCCACctgccccccgccaccccccagaGGCAGACTGGAGGCAGAGCAGAGGGCTGTGGGCCCAGGGGCCACCGGAGGAGCCGTCATAGGGGAGCAGGCTGGGAGGCGGGCCTGCACTGCGGTGGGGGCAGGGCCCTGGGCGCAGGCCTGTGGTTCTCAGCCCTTGCCTGGAGGGCGGGCTGCCCAGTACCAGCTGCTGCTGGGAGACCCCGCAGGGCTGGTAGGGAACTGTGCTGGCTGGGGGCTGAGTGAGCCTGCTCAGGGGTTTTGTGCTCAGCCCAACACAGGCAAGAGCAGGAAGCCctcaggaggggagggggcccagTGTCCCCCGTCAGAAAGAGGCACAGCTGGAGGTGGCTCGCAGGGGGCGGGCCTCCCTGGCTGACGGGCCTCTGAGGCTCACGGGGAGGGTGGCCACCCCACCCAGGGGAAGCCCAGCCCATCAGTCTCAGATGTCTCGGGGCTGCTCAGGTCAGGGAGTTGAGGACTAGCCTTTGTGCTACTGAGGCAgtcacccccccccacctcctcctaaggggcccccagccctgcctggaaGTGGAGAGATGGCTGAGGTCCCCTGCTCCCCTGGCCACCAGCAGGTGAGTACACACGGCAGGGGGACTGCAGAGGGGTGCTGTGTGCAGAGTCCGCTCCTTCTGGGAGGGGTGCCAGggcacacccctcccccagctgccaTCCCACAGAGGGATGGCCTGCAGACCCCTTCCTGGCCCAGCTGGCTGGTATCACGGGCTGGAGAGCTCCCTTTGGCCTCCTGGGCAGAGGGGGGCTGGGGGTCAGGCCGGCCTTCCCCAGTGCCTGGTTGTTTTGCCCCCATCTCTCTTCATGTCTGGGAGTCCCCGGAggcccctccaccctgccccgAGCCCCCACCTGCCTGCAGAGAGGCTCCCTGGTTCCGCTGCTTGGGGAgggccaggcctgggggcagggctgggacagaTGCTGCGGTGCCAGCTTGGAGCCCACTGCCCAGCCTCTGCCCCTTCCTAACGGGCAGCAGATGGGTAAGTGTTGGCCTCACCTCCTGGGCACCCAGCTGCCCACCTTGGCGCTGTCTCTCTGCCCCACCCCGTCCCTCACACCCCCCACCTGAACCCCTTTGCAGATAAAGCCTGGGGTGATCCAGCCACTGGCTCAGGCCTGGCCAAGGGGCTCCCTGGCCCCCAGGGGCAGAGGTGGTCCCCAGCCTGTGAGTGCCCTGATCCAcggggcagggatgggggcagTCAGCAAGGACAGCTGGTGGTGGGGTGGGCGGTGCTGCAGGGACAGCTGTCCCTGCTCAGCTCACTGCGCCCGTCCCCAGCCCCCGTCCCCGCCCTCCCCTGCTGAGCTGCCGGCCAACGTGAAGCAAGCCTATAGGACATTCGCGGCTGTGCCCGGCCTACACCCACCTCTGGACACCCCTGCCCAGGTAGGTGGTGGGCAGCCCTCAGGTGCCCCGCTGCGTGCGACTGTGAAGGTGTGACACCCGAGGGGCCGGGTCTCAGGGAGCGCTTCCCCCAGCCCCCCATGCCTGGGCCCACGGCCTCGCCGGAGCAGCTGTCCTTCCGCGAGCGGCAGAAATACTTCGAGCTGGAGATGCGGGTGCCCCAGGCCGAGGGCCCCCCTAAGCGCGTGTCGCTGGTGGGCGCTGACGACCTGCGGAAgatgcaggaggaggagggtgagcAGGCGGCCATGGcgggtggcggggggaggggggacaccAGCTCGCGGCCTGACCCTCCGCTCCCCTAGCCCGCAAGCTACAGCAGAAGAGGGCACAGATGCTGCGCGAGGCAGCGGCTGACACGGTGCACCCAGAAGCTGATGCTCCCGAGGACGAGGAGCCTGAGGAGGAGCCACCCTGGGCCGGCCAGGGCCCCGCGGCTGAAGGGTGAGGCGGGGGAGGGCCGCCCCAGTCCTTGCCCTGAGCGCCCCTCCGCCCGTGCCCAGCGTCCCTCCACCCGGCCCTTCTGTCCTGTCGCCCGGCCCAGGCTCGGCCCCGCGTCTCCCCCACCGCAGGGAGGCGGGGCCCCAGTGCGGACGGCCAAGGCCGAGCGGCGCCATCAGGAGCGGCTTCGCGTGCAGAGCCCCGAGCTGCCGGCCCCAGAGCGGGCCCTGTCCCCAGCTGAGCGCCGCGCCCTGGAGGCGGAGAAGCGGGCGCTGTGGAGGGCGGCCAGgtgaggccccgccccgccccactcTCCGCTGCCTGCGCCCGCCCCCGCCCGCTGCCTGCCCCGCCCTTCGCTGCCCGCTGTCCGCCCGCCCACAGGATGAAGTCTCTGGAGCAGGACGCCCTCCGCGCACAGATGGTCCTCAGCAAGTCCCAGGAGGGCCGAAGCAAGCGGGGGCCCCTGGAGCGCCTGGCCGAGGCCCCCTCGCCCGCGCCCACCCCGTCACCCACCCCCTTGGAAGGTCTGTGCGTTGAGCGGGAGGCGAGGTCCCAGCCTGCGGTGCGGACCTCTCCCGACGCCCCCTTCTTGTCCCTCCAGACCTCGGCCCCCAGACCGGCACCTCCCCAGGACGATTGGTGAGGAACCAGCAGCTGCCgccctcccctgccttcctcccctggTGGGGCAGGGATCCAGGCTCCCACCCTCTCTTCTTCTTAcgctctctgcctctctcctcacGCTGTCCTTTCAAGGCCTTGTCTGGGAGGAAGTTTGACTACAGGGTGTTTGCCGCCCTCCCCTCTTCCAGACCTGTCTATGACATGCAGGTACCGGGTCCTCCGGCCCTTCTGCAGGACGCCCTGACGGGCTCCTGCCGCTTTCTGCTGAGCCTGTCTCCCAGCCTGTCCCCTGCTCTGTACCCTCCCTGTCCCCCAACCGCccgtgcccccgcccccccccccccagccaggGCTCCGCAGGGACCCACCCAGGCTCCTGGGGGGGCTTCAGGCAGGTCTGGGTAGGCCCTGACCAGCCCCTTTCCCCCTCGCAGTCCCCAGATTTCACTGAGGAGCTGAGGTCCTTGGAACCACCTCCAAGCCCCGGTGAGTTGGCAGGCCCgcggccccccagccccccgccaTGCTCCAGGGTGCCAGGCCCACCGGCTCACTCGCTCCCTGCCCCCGCCTGCAGGTCTGCCAGAGGAGGATGGAGAGGTGGCCATGGTGCTTCTGGGCAGGCCCTCTCCAGGCTCCGCGGGTCCCGAGGAGGTGGCCTTGTGCAGCAGCCGCCGGGCTGTGCGGCCAGGGCGCCGGGGCCTGGGCCCAGTACCctcctagaggggtggggtgccTCCCCCGACTTGGGGTGGGGGCCCTGCCAGCGCCAACACCACCCTCGCCCCGAGTCTTTTAACCCGGCCGGTAGCATTTTAAAGAGGTCCCCTGAGGAGTTCTGGCCATTGACtaactgccccctccccagccggGACCTCCTGGCGAGACTGTAACTAGTGATGTTTGTACAACCAAAGACTCTATTTTGTGGTTTAAGGAGAATAAAATTGACTACGTTTTACGTCTTGTCCATCTTACTCTGTCCACCTGCTGGCACACGAATGTGCACCCCTCTGTCCCTCCCAATCTGGGGGCAGCGGGTGCGGGGACTCAAGCCTCCAGGTGGCTCACCCAGACTGGGCCGGCCCCCAgcaggaggggggctgggggactgccttccccacccccaaggcGCGCTCCCCGGCATGGCACGCTCGGGCACAGAGAAGGCGCACACGTCGTCCGGGGGCGGGCCCTTTATTGGGGAGGGCTACTAGAGGCCCCGCCCGGCAGCTGCACGCGCACAGGCAGGAGGACCTGCAGTTGCTCAGCCGGCGGCCACCGAACCTTGGTGACGAAGAGCAGGCGGAAGTGCTGCAGGCGCGCCTCCTGGAACTGATTGGGGCCGTACTCGGGCCCATCTGTCGGCCGCAGCAGCGATAGGTACCTCTCCTGCTCCAGCAGACCGCGGCCCAGCAGCTCCTGCGCCAGGCCCGGCTGCACCGCCTCCAGCTGCCGCTGCACGGCCGGGAACAGATCCACCTCGCGCAGGTCAAACACCAGCGGCTTCCCGAACCTGCGGGAACAGCACGGGCCCTGGGCAGTGAGGGCTGGGGCGGGAGTGGGCATGGCGTCCGGGTGCCTGCCCTCCGCCCACCTCACCTGAGCGCCCCCAGCAGGGCCAGCCGGATCCTCTCTGGCCGCAGGTGGTTGGGGTTCACGGCGTCCACGTAGTTGGTGTCCTGATAGCGCAGGAAGGTGGCCGCCTGGCCCGAAGGGTCGATGACAAGAGGCCACCTGGGGGGCGGCCTCCAGGTCACTGCCGTCTACTAGAACCGCCAGCCCGCCCCTGGACAGCCGGGACCACTGACCTGCCGTCTGTGCGGATGCGGTCACCCACGTCCTTCATCAGCACATCGTGGAGCTCACTGACCTGGCACTTCAGCCCGGGCACCTCCTCCTCCGCTGTGGGGGTGTAAATGTGGGGCGGCCCAGATGCCCCCCAGGGGgccctcccacctccagccccagcccaacCCCACCCACCCTCCTGGGTCTGCTCCCGCAGCTCCAGCctggccagggccagggcctcCTCTGCCTTCTGGGCCTCCTGCTGGAGCCTGTCCACTTGCTCCTCTGCATCCTTGATGGCCTAGAGGGGGGCCCCAACGCTCTGCTCAGAGCAAGGTTGGACTCCAACACCCACCTGCCATGCGCAGCTGGGACCCCTAAGGAAGAGGGGGCGCCCCACCCCAAGAGGTGGCTGCTGGAAAAGCTGACAGCCCAGGGGTGGGGCTCCCCAGGTCGGAGGGGAAGAAGCCAACCTGCAGTGTGAGCTTGGCCAGGCCCGCGCCCCTCCGCTCACACTTGTCATGCTCCGCGATCCTCCGGTTGAGCTCACAGTAGGCCTGCTgcagctggggggcagggggcgagCCGACCTCTGGATCAGGTTGGGGGTCCGCAGGGCGCCTCCACACTCCCAGCTCTCCGCCTGTCTGCCCTCCCCTCTGGGGGCAAGCGGCTCACCTGCTGGTGACATTGCTGCTGCTTCTTGGCCAGCTGCTGTGTTTTGAGGTTCATGCTGTGGTGGAGGGGGGCGGTCAGAGCAGCTCCAGGCCAGCCCCCCCGCCTCCCACTCGCCGCACCGTTGGGCCTCCGCCTCCTTGTGCCGTGTGGCCTCCCGTGCCCGGCGCTCCCGCTCAGCCTCCATGTTCCGGAGCATGGCGTCTGTGAGGCTCAGGTCCCACGACTGCAGCACGCTGACCACCGTGTCCAGCGAGGCCACCTAGTGACAGAAGCCACTGGTCAAGGACTCAGGCCACCTGTTTTTGACCTGGGGAGGTGCTACATTCCCACTTCAGACAGGACACCCCAGGGCAGAAAGGCAGCCCTGATGGTGGGCCAGGGCGGGGCCCGGAGCCTTGACCGTCGTGATCAGCACCTGCAACGCCAGGCCCTGGAGGGTCCCCACGGCCTCCCTCCCAAAACCTCAGGCTCTGCATCCCCCCACCTGCCCTCCTCCACACCTCGCCCACAAGCCCCCACTGCAAGGTCCCTGGCTGCAGCCTTTGCTGTCCCCCCGCAGACCTCCATCTGTAGGACACAGCCCTCCTCTGCACCCATCCCAGGCCCCATCGCTCCTGCAGAGTTAGGAAGGGGCCGCAGGATGTGGGCTTCTCAGCATGGGGCACAGGGGCCTGGCAGCCATTCATTTCTGGACTCAGGAGGTTAATCTGGGTTTAATCGAGCCACACAACTTTGATTTGTACAATGTTCAGTATGTGgtttgtatttaaaaagaaagttcaaaGATGGTGCAAAATCAGAGATGAGAGAAATGGACAGATGGAGCTGATGACTAAGTTAATGAACTAAATGATAAAAGAATGAAGGATTCCTGGGTTAATTGAATGAACGGATGAAATAATGAATtgatacataaaaattaatagaTGAAGGGATTTAATGGATGAATAACTTAGATAAGAAAATGGTTGGTTGAACAAATGGATAGATGAAGGGTGAATCCAATCATTTGACACAACTTGTGAGTGCCTTTCCTGTGACAACCAAAACGCATGACATTGGGAACACAGTTATGGAGTGAACTGGCATAGTCCCTGCTTTCTCAAAATTTCCTCTCAA from Odocoileus virginianus isolate 20LAN1187 ecotype Illinois unplaced genomic scaffold, Ovbor_1.2 Unplaced_Contig_23, whole genome shotgun sequence encodes the following:
- the IQANK1 gene encoding IQ motif and ankyrin repeat domain-containing protein 1 isoform X5 gives rise to the protein MSSKKGVTRAAPRKSFPRAKPWAPVGKPGESRQPQRETGPPATGRASPERPEAPAAGPSVEDRAATIIQCAFRKLLARKELARRQQEHQDYQELMEKLQREVDELLTREGVGCDAAGMARRLQWRLALVDFEDGGGNTPLSEAAAGGQSLAIQLLAEQGASPNSKGAFGRTPLYRAAFGGYLEAVEVLLKLGADPRIYADDGSTPEQVASLDTVVSVLQSWDLSLTDAMLRNMEAERERRAREATRHKEAEAQRMNLKTQQLAKKQQQCHQQLQQAYCELNRRIAEHDKCERRGAGLAKLTLQAIKDAEEQVDRLQQEAQKAEEALALARLELREQTQEAEEEVPGLKCQVSELHDVLMKDVGDRIRTDGRWPLVIDPSGQAATFLRYQDTNYVDAVNPNHLRPERIRLALLGALRFGKPLVFDLREVDLFPAVQRQLEAVQPGLAQELLGRGLLEQERYLSLLRPTDGPEYGPNQFQEARLQHFRLLFVTKVRWPPAEQLQVLLPVRVQLPGGASSSPPQ
- the IQANK1 gene encoding IQ motif and ankyrin repeat domain-containing protein 1 isoform X1, with amino-acid sequence MSSKKGVTRAAPRKSFPRAKPWAPVGKPGESRQPQRETGPPATGRASPERPEAPAAGPSVEDRAATIIQCAFRKLLARKELARRQQEHQDYQELMEKLQREAFVAQVRREQEAARRRQEEAAAAERRRQEERLRGARLLEAAFDGNLGEIQAILQEVDELLTREGVGCDAAGMARRLQWRLALVDFEDGGGNTPLSEAAAGGQSLAIQLLAEQGASPNSKGAFGRTPLYRAAFGGYLEAVEVLLKLGADPRIYADDGSTPEQVASLDTVVSVLQSWDLSLTDAMLRNMEAERERRAREATRHKEAEAQRMNLKTQQLAKKQQQCHQQLQQAYCELNRRIAEHDKCERRGAGLAKLTLQAIKDAEEQVDRLQQEAQKAEEALALARLELREQTQEAEEEVPGLKCQVSELHDVLMKDVGDRIRTDGRWPLVIDPSGQAATFLRYQDTNYVDAVNPNHLRPERIRLALLGALRFGKPLVFDLREVDLFPAVQRQLEAVQPGLAQELLGRGLLEQERYLSLLRPTDGPEYGPNQFQEARLQHFRLLFVTKVRWPPAEQLQVLLPVRVQLPGGASSSPPQ
- the IQANK1 gene encoding IQ motif and ankyrin repeat domain-containing protein 1 isoform X3; amino-acid sequence: MSSKKGVTRAAPRKSFPRAKPWAPVGPSVEDRAATIIQCAFRKLLARKELARRQQEHQDYQELMEKLQREAFVAQVRREQEAARRRQEEAAAAERRRQEERLRGARLLEAAFDGNLGEIQAILQEVDELLTREGVGCDAAGMARRLQWRLALVDFEDGGGNTPLSEAAAGGQSLAIQLLAEQGASPNSKGAFGRTPLYRAAFGGYLEAVEVLLKLGADPRIYADDGSTPEQVASLDTVVSVLQSWDLSLTDAMLRNMEAERERRAREATRHKEAEAQRMNLKTQQLAKKQQQCHQQLQQAYCELNRRIAEHDKCERRGAGLAKLTLQAIKDAEEQVDRLQQEAQKAEEALALARLELREQTQEAEEEVPGLKCQVSELHDVLMKDVGDRIRTDGRWPLVIDPSGQAATFLRYQDTNYVDAVNPNHLRPERIRLALLGALRFGKPLVFDLREVDLFPAVQRQLEAVQPGLAQELLGRGLLEQERYLSLLRPTDGPEYGPNQFQEARLQHFRLLFVTKVRWPPAEQLQVLLPVRVQLPGGASSSPPQ
- the IQANK1 gene encoding IQ motif and ankyrin repeat domain-containing protein 1 isoform X4, which produces MSSKKGVTRAAPRKSFPRAKPWAPVGKPGESRQPQRETGPPATGRASPERPEAPAAGPSVEDRAATIIQCAFRKLLARKELARRQQEHQDYQELMEKLQREAFVAQVRREQEAARRRQEEAAAAERRRQEERLRGARLLEAAFDGNLGEIQAILQEVDELLTREGVGCDAAGMARRLQWRLALVDFEDGGGNTPLSEAAAGGQSLAIQLLAEQGASPNSKGAFGRTPLYRAAFGGYLEAVEVLLKLGADPRIYADDGSTPEQVASLDTVVSVLQSWDLSLTDAMLRNMEAERERRAREATRHKEAEAQRMNLKTQQLAKKQQQCHQQLQQAYCELNRRIAEHDKSEEEVPGLKCQVSELHDVLMKDVGDRIRTDGRWPLVIDPSGQAATFLRYQDTNYVDAVNPNHLRPERIRLALLGALRFGKPLVFDLREVDLFPAVQRQLEAVQPGLAQELLGRGLLEQERYLSLLRPTDGPEYGPNQFQEARLQHFRLLFVTKVRWPPAEQLQVLLPVRVQLPGGASSSPPQ